One window of the Posidoniimonas polymericola genome contains the following:
- a CDS encoding PAS domain S-box protein encodes MPTACGWFSATGELLHGNDLLIDLMGERPAREAPLRSLGFEVDELASAAAQSAVGSVLRRQTCPDALAGAARRLRLDARVLLDHSLLCVLTDAPPEVDPGGDSVAEIKSERDRLRGILDSVAAGVVVMDFSGTILGAYSVSCGGQASPLRPGDMIHDHKGAFDVRLPSGEAVPFEEWPYLRMMNGRPVEDMLLCVRPVDNPSGGWFRYNGSVVQDTTTGQPLIVMTVRDETDSQQAFSALRESEERYRTLFENESVGLTVVDAYTGRYVAANNRFCEMLGYRHDELVRLTIGDVTHPEDRERDVARYKQAVTDGVRQYGMEKRFLKKDGTCVWAWLEAVMRGRSGANSAHAYGIVIDITAKKQAAERLRESESRFRAVLENAAVGVFIADLPSGKIRLANRQLADMLHYSQDEILKLNVGDIAHPDDRGRGQLEAKKTLERGERHFEIDKRYRCKDGAIKWVTLSIAIQTDDLGTPTEAISVVRDITARKVAEQRLRDSEARFRGLAESIPAAVWVAEPDGRLRYRNQRSLELYQGSHFDDVSGWQPPVVHPNDIGRRNAAWSRSLSTGEPYEVEMRIATPEQSGYRWMQSRAVAGRDDSGEIEGWYGTTTDIHDLKIAEQELQRERDRFMVTAEASPGVLNSVRFTSDESMEFTYLSPGIYELTGLTPSQLQSNAYALRDRVHPDDLKPFREAVLTAVRERTGWVHQFRLLHPERGERWLEGRYSLGSVEDGVVTQHGVLSDVTESRRLADRLRDTQKMEAIGRLAGGVAHDFNNLLAVILGEAELQLESMDPDAPTHETLSIIADAAGRGSALTRQLLTFSRRQPHQPRELELNEQVDSLSKLLQRLAGNSVRCEFVLDAQPLPVLADPVQLEQALFNLVVNARDAISSSDGVVVIKTGVNQGETVEERLAGVRWAELSVTDNGAGIAKEAFDRMFEPFFTTKEANKGTGLGLAVVHGIVEQCGGKVVGRSRPEGGATFRILLPLRDQHTTSPNDGSSEPHPPRPRWSADL; translated from the coding sequence ATGCCGACCGCCTGTGGCTGGTTCTCCGCCACGGGCGAGCTGCTCCACGGCAACGACCTGCTGATCGACCTGATGGGCGAACGGCCTGCCCGTGAGGCCCCCCTGCGGAGCCTCGGGTTCGAGGTCGATGAACTCGCTTCCGCGGCCGCCCAATCTGCCGTCGGCTCGGTGCTGCGTCGGCAGACCTGCCCCGACGCCCTTGCAGGCGCCGCGCGGAGACTTCGGCTCGACGCCCGGGTGCTGCTCGACCACTCCCTTCTGTGCGTGCTGACGGACGCGCCTCCCGAAGTTGACCCGGGTGGCGATTCCGTCGCCGAGATCAAGTCTGAACGCGATCGCCTGCGCGGCATCCTCGACAGCGTAGCGGCGGGAGTCGTGGTGATGGACTTTAGCGGGACCATACTGGGGGCGTACTCCGTTAGCTGCGGCGGCCAAGCAAGCCCCCTCCGCCCTGGCGACATGATCCACGACCACAAGGGCGCCTTCGACGTCCGCCTGCCGAGCGGCGAAGCGGTCCCGTTTGAGGAGTGGCCGTACCTCCGGATGATGAACGGCAGGCCTGTCGAAGACATGCTGTTGTGCGTCCGACCCGTCGACAATCCGAGCGGCGGCTGGTTTCGCTACAACGGAAGCGTGGTGCAAGACACCACCACTGGCCAGCCGCTGATCGTGATGACTGTCCGCGACGAGACCGACAGCCAGCAGGCGTTTTCCGCCCTGCGAGAGAGCGAGGAGCGGTACCGCACGCTCTTCGAGAATGAGAGCGTCGGCCTCACGGTCGTCGACGCCTACACCGGCAGGTACGTCGCCGCGAACAACCGCTTCTGCGAGATGCTGGGCTACCGCCACGACGAGCTGGTGCGGCTCACTATTGGCGACGTCACGCACCCAGAAGACCGCGAGCGGGATGTCGCTCGCTACAAGCAGGCGGTTACCGATGGCGTCCGCCAGTACGGCATGGAGAAACGCTTCCTCAAGAAGGACGGTACTTGCGTGTGGGCCTGGCTGGAGGCCGTGATGCGCGGCCGCAGCGGCGCCAATTCTGCGCACGCCTACGGTATCGTCATCGATATCACGGCGAAGAAGCAGGCGGCGGAACGGCTTCGCGAGAGCGAGTCTCGCTTCCGCGCCGTTCTTGAGAACGCCGCGGTGGGCGTCTTTATCGCCGACCTCCCTAGTGGCAAGATCCGCTTAGCCAACCGGCAGCTGGCAGATATGCTCCACTACTCGCAGGACGAGATCCTCAAGCTGAATGTAGGCGATATCGCCCACCCGGACGACCGCGGCCGCGGCCAACTCGAGGCCAAGAAGACTCTCGAACGGGGAGAGCGCCACTTTGAGATTGACAAGCGTTACCGCTGCAAGGATGGCGCCATCAAGTGGGTGACGCTCTCGATTGCGATTCAGACCGACGACCTTGGCACGCCGACCGAGGCGATTTCTGTCGTGCGCGACATCACGGCCCGCAAGGTAGCCGAACAACGCCTGCGTGATAGCGAGGCCCGCTTCCGCGGCCTGGCGGAATCGATCCCGGCCGCGGTCTGGGTCGCCGAACCCGATGGCCGACTCAGGTACCGCAACCAACGGAGCCTCGAGCTCTACCAGGGCTCGCACTTCGACGACGTCTCTGGCTGGCAGCCGCCGGTGGTCCACCCCAACGACATTGGCCGCCGGAACGCGGCGTGGTCTCGCAGCCTCAGCACCGGCGAACCGTACGAGGTCGAAATGCGGATTGCCACCCCCGAGCAGTCTGGCTACCGCTGGATGCAGTCCCGCGCAGTCGCCGGGCGGGACGACAGCGGCGAGATTGAGGGCTGGTACGGCACCACCACCGATATCCACGACCTGAAGATCGCCGAGCAGGAGCTGCAGCGTGAGCGGGATCGCTTCATGGTCACGGCGGAGGCGTCGCCCGGGGTGCTGAACTCTGTCCGCTTCACCTCGGACGAATCGATGGAGTTCACCTACCTCAGCCCCGGCATCTATGAATTGACAGGGCTCACACCTTCCCAACTGCAGAGCAACGCTTACGCCCTGCGGGATCGAGTGCACCCCGACGACCTGAAGCCGTTCCGGGAGGCTGTGCTCACCGCGGTCCGGGAACGTACCGGCTGGGTCCACCAGTTCCGGCTGCTGCACCCCGAGCGGGGCGAGAGGTGGCTCGAGGGGCGGTACTCGCTCGGCTCGGTCGAAGACGGTGTCGTGACCCAACACGGCGTGCTGAGCGACGTCACCGAGTCCCGGCGGCTCGCCGACCGGCTCCGCGATACCCAGAAAATGGAGGCCATCGGCCGGCTGGCCGGCGGCGTCGCGCACGACTTCAACAACCTCTTGGCGGTGATCCTCGGCGAGGCCGAGCTGCAACTCGAGTCGATGGACCCCGACGCGCCGACGCACGAGACCCTCAGCATCATCGCCGACGCCGCCGGCCGGGGTTCGGCCCTGACACGGCAGCTGCTCACGTTCAGCCGCCGGCAGCCGCACCAGCCCCGCGAGCTCGAGTTGAACGAACAGGTCGACTCGCTCAGCAAGCTGCTCCAGCGGCTCGCCGGCAACTCCGTTCGCTGCGAGTTCGTGCTCGACGCGCAGCCGCTGCCGGTGCTGGCCGACCCGGTGCAGCTCGAGCAGGCGCTGTTCAACCTGGTGGTCAACGCGCGCGACGCGATCTCCTCGAGCGACGGCGTCGTGGTCATCAAGACCGGCGTCAACCAGGGCGAGACGGTCGAGGAGCGTCTGGCCGGCGTGCGGTGGGCCGAGCTCTCGGTGACGGACAACGGCGCCGGCATCGCGAAGGAGGCATTCGACCGGATGTTCGAACCGTTCTTCACCACCAAAGAAGCCAACAAGGGGACCGGCCTGGGCCTGGCCGTCGTCCACGGGATCGTCGAGCAGTGCGGGGGAAAGGTCGTGGGGAGGTCCCGGCCCGAAGGGGGCGCTACGTTCCGCATACTGTTGCCGCTGCGCGACCAACACACGACGTCGCCCAACGACGGCTCTTCTGAGCCCCACCCTCCCAGGCCCCGGTGGTCCGCGGACCTCTAG
- the rpsR gene encoding 30S ribosomal protein S18 yields the protein MAFGKKRRSTGPNNKRRSKVKTPKKDPLFIDGVKPTPMYVDYKDLELLSKLTNRHGRIVSRRKSGCHAASQNAVARAIKRARFMALMPYVGD from the coding sequence ATGGCGTTTGGCAAGAAGCGGCGTAGCACCGGCCCGAACAACAAGCGGCGTTCCAAGGTGAAGACGCCAAAGAAGGACCCGTTGTTCATCGATGGCGTGAAGCCAACCCCGATGTACGTCGACTACAAGGACCTCGAGCTGCTCTCGAAGCTCACCAACCGCCACGGCCGGATCGTTAGCCGCCGCAAGAGTGGCTGCCACGCCGCGAGCCAGAATGCGGTCGCCCGGGCGATCAAGCGGGCACGCTTCATGGCGCTCATGCCGTACGTCGGCGACTGA
- a CDS encoding acyl-CoA thioesterase, which translates to MPEVFRTQRFVEFSDTDMAGIAHFSAFFRYMESAEHALLRSLGLSVFQSHGDDLAISFPRVNAECDYASPVRCEDVLDIEVAITRLGGKSITYRFEMTCGGVEVATGAMTSVCCRIEPGKPPVAVPLPDEIAEKLRPFVAG; encoded by the coding sequence ATGCCAGAAGTCTTTCGCACTCAGCGGTTCGTCGAGTTCTCCGATACCGACATGGCCGGCATCGCCCATTTCTCGGCCTTCTTCCGCTACATGGAGTCGGCCGAGCACGCCCTGCTGCGGAGCCTTGGGCTGAGCGTCTTCCAGTCGCACGGTGATGACCTCGCCATCAGCTTCCCCCGGGTCAATGCCGAGTGCGACTACGCCTCCCCGGTCCGCTGCGAGGACGTTCTTGATATCGAGGTCGCTATTACCAGGTTGGGTGGCAAGAGCATCACCTACCGATTCGAGATGACCTGCGGCGGGGTTGAGGTTGCCACCGGGGCAATGACCAGCGTCTGCTGCCGCATCGAGCCTGGCAAGCCGCCGGTCGCCGTGCCGCTGCCGGACGAGATCGCCGAGAAGCTGCGGCCGTTCGTGGCCGGCTAG
- a CDS encoding ComEA family DNA-binding protein, translating to MPKPLLRRLDQLAVAALTFVAMLGFAAWLAVHQQAAPGLIEIDHATPLRYQYLVNVNEATWPELAQLPGIGQVLAQRIVDSRDTEGRYRTADDLMRVNGIGPRKLAQMQRYLLPLAEDDAVAQQ from the coding sequence GTGCCCAAGCCCCTGCTCCGACGACTCGACCAACTGGCCGTGGCCGCGCTGACGTTCGTGGCGATGCTCGGCTTTGCGGCGTGGCTGGCGGTCCATCAGCAGGCTGCCCCCGGGCTGATCGAGATCGACCACGCCACCCCGCTCCGGTACCAGTACCTCGTCAACGTGAACGAAGCGACCTGGCCCGAGCTGGCCCAACTGCCTGGGATCGGCCAGGTGCTCGCACAGCGGATCGTCGATTCCCGTGACACCGAGGGACGATACCGGACCGCCGACGACTTAATGCGGGTCAACGGCATCGGCCCCCGCAAGCTGGCCCAGATGCAGCGGTACCTGCTGCCGCTGGCCGAGGACGACGCGGTCGCCCAGCAGTAA
- the nadC gene encoding carboxylating nicotinate-nucleotide diphosphorylase → MAADFSQISWDAATELAAQTLIRLALQEDLDHQTDLTSQCVADGGGQATASFVSRGTGVVAGLPILPLVATEAGAAIEVELLAADGDSVAPGDAVATMSGPAIDLLTCERTMLNFLCRLSGVATLASRFVDEVAGQAAIYDTRKTTPGWRRLEKYAVGCGGGHNHRTGLYDAVLIKDNHLAHAASAGVTPADAVRSARQQAPAGTVIEVEVDSLDQLEQVLPARPDIVLLDNMSNEQLRRAVGVRDSGHAGVVLEASGGVNLQTVAGIAASGVDRISVGALTHSSGSFDFGLDWGRI, encoded by the coding sequence TTGGCCGCCGATTTTTCACAGATCTCCTGGGACGCAGCCACCGAGCTCGCCGCCCAAACGCTGATCCGTCTGGCGTTGCAGGAGGACCTCGACCATCAAACCGACCTCACCTCACAGTGCGTGGCGGACGGAGGCGGTCAGGCGACGGCGTCGTTCGTGTCGCGGGGCACGGGGGTCGTCGCGGGGCTGCCGATCCTGCCGCTGGTCGCCACCGAGGCGGGCGCCGCAATCGAGGTCGAGTTGCTCGCCGCTGACGGGGACAGCGTAGCCCCGGGCGACGCGGTCGCCACGATGTCGGGCCCGGCAATCGACCTGCTCACCTGCGAACGCACGATGCTGAATTTCCTCTGCCGGCTATCGGGCGTGGCGACGCTCGCTAGCCGCTTTGTCGACGAGGTCGCCGGGCAGGCGGCGATCTACGACACCCGCAAAACGACCCCCGGCTGGCGCCGCTTAGAGAAGTACGCCGTCGGCTGCGGCGGCGGCCACAACCACCGCACCGGGCTCTACGACGCGGTCCTGATTAAGGACAACCATCTGGCCCACGCCGCCAGTGCAGGCGTGACGCCCGCCGACGCGGTCCGCTCTGCCCGCCAGCAGGCGCCCGCGGGGACGGTCATCGAGGTCGAGGTTGACTCGCTCGATCAGCTCGAGCAGGTGCTGCCGGCACGGCCGGATATCGTGCTACTGGATAACATGAGCAACGAGCAGCTGCGGCGAGCGGTTGGGGTGCGGGATTCCGGCCACGCGGGGGTCGTCCTGGAGGCCTCAGGTGGCGTGAACCTGCAAACCGTGGCCGGAATTGCCGCCAGCGGGGTTGATCGGATTAGCGTCGGGGCGCTGACTCATTCGTCAGGATCGTTCGATTTCGGCCTGGATTGGGGGAGGATTTGA